The Camelina sativa cultivar DH55 chromosome 16, Cs, whole genome shotgun sequence sequence AGCTTGGGGGGATGTTGTCGGTTGCAGCCACCTTTATCCATGGCCGTATTAGTTTGCTTCTATGACCTCTATCacaaaagataagaagaaacacACAACATACGCTGGACTGGAGCTATAACTAATtgcatttttaatgaaaagtttATCATAAAATCATGTTATATTTAGCTAAAATCCTCTATGGAATAGATTAATATCTTCACCTACTTCTCTGAAGTTTTAACTGTAATTGAATCCAATTGAAAGTAGGATGATAGTAATCTCAAAATATTCACTTGGAAACAAGTGTGCGACTATTCTATGAAACTTTAATAAATGTCTAAAATAGAATACATTCTATGAAACTTTAATAAAcgtctaaaataaaatatgactTTACTTAAAAGAGGTTCCATGAATAGTAGTAAGAGATTTGACCAATgaatgaataataaataataaaaaacagaaattaatactattaaaaatttgtattaataGTACAGATAGATAGGCATAGACGCGGTTCTCTAAAAACAACCACGGGAAAAAACCTacttctctctcaaaaacctaATAGCCGCCTCAAAAGTTCAGATCTAATCGCTCTGTTAACGGTGGCCGCCGTCCTTATGACGGTGGCCCCATGTTTGTTTAGGTTTCAATAATTTCTTATTTGTTCTCTTTTGCTTTGGTTCTGTCCACAACAAAGTTTTGATTTCGAATCCAGATCTAGAAATaaatcttgttttcagtttCATTTCTTTGCTTCAGATGGAGTTGATTTGGTTGGTCTGTTCATctatcaatcaaatcaattctCTTGAGGTGGTGCAATGGAATTAGGTTCGGTCCAATCTCCATCTATCTCTGTTTAGGTGATTCTGGTTTTGCTTTCGTTGGTTCAGTTTCGGTGTGAAGTCATCCCGTTTTGGAAAACAGAAAAGGTTATCATTCCTCTATGAAGAAGATGTTCTCGAGGCCCTTTCATTTCGCCCAATAGATGAAGTTTCTTTCCTCCCCGCTTATTAAATAAAGTTTTTCAACCGGGACATTTCAACAGTTGTAGTCTCGTGTCTTCGCCTGGTTTGGTTGAAGCACTTCAAGAGGTACTGGGTTGAGTTTCAATTGAAGATGTAGCGGTCTAGAAGGGGTGGTAATTTCAATCCATGGTTGGTGCTTCTCTTCATCTTGGTTCTACAAGTCCTTTGCTAATCTGTTTGGCTGCATCTTTACCCTTTCCAAGCGTCGTTGTCTTCCTGTTCTTGGAGTCCATTCCAAGCTTCAAAGAACTGATTTTCAGAGTTGAATCTTTATTAGCTTTGCAGTGTTGGGTTTGGTATTGTATTAGAAGTTGTTTGTTTACAAGTTTCCCTTATCTTTTGGGGTTTTAGTGTGTAAAACTCCAGTTTTTATCAATGAAGAAGAATcctttagagaaaaaaaaaagtacacatAGATAAACATATTAAAGAGCGAAGTTTTTGAAATTGTGTTGGAAACTCCAAACAACATTTAATCAACAAGAGAAAAAGTAGGTGTtaccaaaactaataaaacatgttatcatcatcaggcactatattgttttattatctgATTGTGTAAACATGTTAACATTAACATCCAAAAATTAGTTGCATTAAGGGGGTTATGGATTCACCAGGTTCACTAATCACTTCACTTAATTAATTAGTACAGTACTACTTTAATTAACAACAACAGATAAGCGTTCTCTTTGGTTCGTCTTACACACGCGCTGAACTCGAGCGTGGGTTCTCGTTTGATCTTTGAAACGATTTCTCAAGTTTAGACACAACACAAACCAcaggtgagagagagaaaagaacgAATAGTCTTTTACTCTTTGAGTgtgggggagagagagagagaagaaagctgTAAAAAGCACATGACTTCAATACCATTGGGGCCTCAGCCTCCGTCTCTAGCTTCACAGCCACCGCATCTTCACGGCGGAGATGCTTTGAAACGTCGTCCCGATATGGATTCAGacaaggtttggtttttttttttctttttctttctttcaacttCACGTTTGAGTgtgtatctctctttctctctatgtTTGATCCTTTACGTTTGGTGTTTCGTAAAGAATGCGTTTTTAATTTTTCGATTTGTGGGTTTTCTAGATCTCGGCTAGATCTAGCAGCTTAGATGTGTTAGTGAATCGATctgtgttctttttttattcagCGTTCCTCTCACCATAGAGCTCATCGAAGAAGATTGTTCGTTTTTTGACTTCTTAGTAGCTAGTTATACTTTTCTTCAGCTTAAATTTTCTAGTGAAGATTTGATTTCTTGAGCTATTTTTGATTACTAGTAGTGATAAACCTTTGAACCCTAATTAAGAAATAAAGGTTAAAGAAACAGTAAACTTTCTTGTCTCTGAGTTAATTTAAGAGCAAGACGACGATGTAAATCtcttactattttgttttgctCTCTCATGTTATGAAAGATTCGTCAGCTTGCTTTATTTGGCTTCACAAAAGTACTTGTGGATCTTTGAGTCTTTTTAGTTTTCTGACAGGTTTTGGAGTATTAGTGTACTTACTTGTATGATTCTTGGCCCAGTCTTTctgtctctcttcttttttttttgcaatctgTATTTGATTCtgaactcttttgttttgttttgtgttcttttgctttgtttcttcaCCTGACAGTGTTTTTGTTCCATGGTGTCTATGATTGtgtcttttgattttgtacaattttttttatatgtccAGGAAATAGTTGACATTCCTAATGTTGCTTTACCTTTGAACCCCCACTTACCATTTACTTATCTTTAACCACTAGTATGCATATCTTCTCTTGATATCAACTTAGCCTCTGGTTTATAGGAACATGCAACATCGTTCagatttacatttttgttactactttccttaattatttgTGGACAAGGGTAGTTTAATGCTGGTAATAATATGTTCAGGTTTTGATTGCAGGATATGTCTGCTGCTGTCATAGAAGGAAATTATGCTGTTACTGGTCATATCATTTCAACTACAATTGGAGGCAAAAATGGTGAACCTAAACAGGTTTGATTCTGTTGTTTGTTAAATCTTTTAAATGGAAGGTTACCTTATCTAAGGGTTTAGATTAATCATTTATTATGTTGTTTTTCCCATATATAACTTCAACAaatgaatttatgattttgaCTTGTTTATGATTCATTTAATCCAACTTGAAGTAGTTTTTTACTTCTGGGCTTTACAGGTGATTAGTTACATGGCCGAGCGGGTTGTTGGAACAGGATCATTCGGAATTGTATTCCAGGTACCGTTGTGCTTGTCACTTAAGCCTCTCGGTAGGCAATGGTTTTTTCTGTCCTTTCTAATCAGATTGTTAACTTACCATTCTAGGCAAAATGCTTGGAAACTGGAGAATCGGTAGCTATTAAGAAGGTTTTGCAAGATCGCCGCTATAAAAACCGAGAGTTGCAATTAATGCGACTAATCGACCATCCAAATGTGGTTTCCTTGAAGCACTGTTTCTTCTCTACAACGAGTAGAGATGAGCTTTTCCTCAATCTCGTTATGGAGTATGTACCTGAAACGTTGTACCGAGTATTGAAGCACTATACTAATTCAAACCAGAGGATGCCTATTTTCTATGTCAAGCTTTACACTTACCAAGTATGCATTGTTATCTACTGTTTCCCCTAACAAATATACTTACTCTGTTGTGTTTATGCTGAAACGGGTTGAATAATATGTTGTGAAGATCTTCAGAGGCTTGGCTTATATCCATACTGCACCTGGTGTCTGTCACCGAGATGTGaaaccacaaaatcttttgGTACGTTGATCTacggtgtgttttttttttggataaactTGACTATATTGTAATTTAGTTTTCTGGTGTGTTCCACAGGTTGACCCTCTCACTCATCAGTGTAAGCTTTGTGATTTTGGAAGTGCTAAAGTATTGGTAAGaggtttataactttatttatGCCTCTTTtaatattcatcttttttatgTGTCTGTACATGCAGTAGTTAAAACCTCCATTTAAGTGAatgttatgaaaataatttacaaacGTATTGGATGCAGCGGTCTACAGCGGTCTATGGTCCACATGTTCTGTACCGTGAAAACTCCATCACAGATTTCTCTGTTGTCCTGACATTTGCAACATTTGGCTATTTATATTAGGTGAAAGGTGAAGCAAACATATCATACATCTGCTCCCGGTATTACCGAGCTCCAGAACTCATCTTTGGGGCCACAGAGTATACATCATCCATAGATATATGGTCTGCTGGTTGTGTTCTGGCAGAGCTCCTTCTTGGCCAGGTTAGTGTATCTATCTTCTATATATCTAAGAGAACTAAAGCAATCTTCTGTAATCATTTTGATGCTATTTATTTTCACAGCCGTTATTTCCAGGAGAAAACTCGGTGGACCAGCTAGTGGAGATCATAAAGGTGAAGCCTCTTTTTATTACATCATACCTTGCCGTCAAGTCATGTCTGGTATATAAACTTGCTATAATCTAATAGATTTGTCTTAATATGTGCTACTGCGTTGGTATAGGTTCTTGGTACTCCAACTCGAGAAGAAATCCGATGCATGAACCCAAACTACACAGACTTCAGATTCCCACAAATCAAAGCTCACCCCTGGCATAAGGTATATATCTATAAGCATGGCACTTTCTAACTTCTTTCTGATCATACAATTGCTTAACTCGCTACTTAAacaatattcacaaaaaaatatactaaacaGAATACACATACTGCTTTGTAACCTTCAGGTTTTCCACAAGCGGATGCCTCCAGAAGCCATTGACCTCGCATCTCGGCTTCTTCAATACTCACCCAGTCTACGTTGCACTGCGGTTAGTATTTCTAAACTAACAAGTACTCTTGATTGTTAGACTGGTTTCTCTATGGCTTCTTTGGACCCCTATTGTTCAATGAGGCTGCGAGATCTTGTTTTAATTGACATATGTTTGTTTGCTGTCTGAAGCTCGAAGCATGTGCGCATCCATTTTTCAATGAACTCCGCGAGCCAAATGCTCGTCTTCCAAATGGCCGACCTCTACCACCTTTGTTCAACTTCAAACAAGAGGTATGTGTTAACTGTAAACCGCTACAAAATCAAACTTCGCCTAGAACCAAACATTCAGTTACTTAATCTGTTACCTCTCTATCTCTCAGTTGGCTGGGGCTTCGCCGGAACTTATCAACAGGCTAATACCAGAGCATGTGAGGCGACAGATGAATGGAGGCTTTCCGTTTCAAGCTGGTCCCTAGAAAATGACCTCGTGACTGAGATGCTTTTGGAGAGCAAACTGCTTTATGGAAAGGAGGAGGGGGAAATTTTACTTCTTTCTGATTAACTAAGTCTCAGCTTGTGAGAAGAGATGATGTCTCCTCCTTTAGACGTGGCCAATTCAGCTTTTTGAGAAATCAAGAGGTGATGATTGTGTctattatattctttttgttcACTGACTTGTAGAGATACTTTTTCTCGTGTATCAgtatttgtatatgtttttgtccgtaaagaaaagaaacaaatccgGTCCCAAAGATCTGCAAGACAAAGAACCGAAATGATGGAATGAAATCATGATAATCTAAAGTTAAAGCCTACAACAGAGCAGTCTCTAACTCATATAATAGACAAAGTTGCAAAAATAGCATAGACGTGTTTCATAAGACAGATCTTAAAATCATAAACAGTGAAAGGaaacaagtaacaaaaaaaaagcaaatgagaagaaaacaatctgaattttgtatattcaaGAATCCATGGTTCAGGCCTTTTTTTATTGCCCAGCTAACAGTTTATGAATGGACTTATGGGTAAACTTTTCAGTTCCCACGAAAACAATCGAAGACTTCCTGTTTTATTGACtcttcaaacaaaatttttatgttttggctGAAACATGCAAGTAAATGACTTAAGAAGACTTGGTGACTTCATGTATAGCATTTGCAAGGTATCCTACATTTCCTGTCGTAACACCAGCCATACTGCAACCAAAACATCAAGATCCTCAATGATTTAGAAATAGATTGCATTGACATTGCATGTTGATGTTAGAAAAATGGGGGAATTTGGATGTACCTGATACGGCCGTTACGGGTCATATAGATGTGATATTCGCTTGTTAAGCGGTCAACCTGTTCTGGTGTTAGACCACTGTAGCAGAACATGCCAATCTGTATCCCCACAAAGATAGGATTATGTGATTGTGTGAGTGAAAGGTGAGAAATGACAACGagttcaaatttcaaaagaaacacAGTTTATTTGTAATTACCTGCTTGGTAACGTGCTCCCATGATAAAGGCGATCCTAACTTCTCAAGGCTTTCTCTTAAAGTAGTCCTCATGCCGATGATCCGATCAGCCATGACCTGTTATGATACAGATAATACATATGGCTTATCAGATTTTAATTTCATAGTTCatttttaaacacaaaagaGTGAACATGGATATAAGGTAACGAATGAAAGAATTAGCATTTTTTTCATAATGTGTGCACATGAAACATGGAAAATGGGATAAATTGCATAAAGAAGGAAGCTACGTAGTTAAGGAGGTAACAATATGATGGAATGGTACCTTAACTTCCTTTAGCCACAGACTCTTTAACTCCGGGTCTTCAAGAATGGTTGAGACCAGTTGAGCACCATGTAAAGGTGGGTTGCTGTACATTGGTCTAGCTAGCTGCTGCAATTGACTTTTCACAGACACGGCTTGTTTTGCATCTTCGCAAAGCACGCTGCAGCAGAAGACAATTTCGTCATGTTCATATTCAGTTCTACCTCATCACTAAATGAACCTCTATGGACTTTACAATTTGATGACGCATACATTCGAAACTTAAAGTGCtgaaatatatttctaatttcCATATTTTTCCTGGttgtaagaagaagaattggTGTTATTTGCTGAGAAAAATGAATACCTGAGACATCCCACCCTCTGGCCGTAGAGTCCCATGTTTTTTGCA is a genomic window containing:
- the LOC104749777 gene encoding shaggy-related protein kinase zeta-like; protein product: MTSIPLGPQPPSLASQPPHLHGGDALKRRPDMDSDKDMSAAVIEGNYAVTGHIISTTIGGKNGEPKQVISYMAERVVGTGSFGIVFQAKCLETGESVAIKKVLQDRRYKNRELQLMRLIDHPNVVSLKHCFFSTTSRDELFLNLVMEYVPETLYRVLKHYTNSNQRMPIFYVKLYTYQIFRGLAYIHTAPGVCHRDVKPQNLLVDPLTHQCKLCDFGSAKVLVKGEANISYICSRYYRAPELIFGATEYTSSIDIWSAGCVLAELLLGQPLFPGENSVDQLVEIIKVLGTPTREEIRCMNPNYTDFRFPQIKAHPWHKVFHKRMPPEAIDLASRLLQYSPSLRCTALEACAHPFFNELREPNARLPNGRPLPPLFNFKQELAGASPELINRLIPEHVRRQMNGGFPFQAGP